A stretch of the Chitinophagaceae bacterium genome encodes the following:
- a CDS encoding T9SS type A sorting domain-containing protein, with protein sequence MKNLFIIAFAVFCFSFSIATAQVTAPEIQWQNTIGGNDSDELSSVIQTSDGGYLLGGSSTSDISGDKTETYQGYADYWIVKLNSSGNIEWQNTIGGEYDNYVYSVIQTTDGGYLIGGYSTSGISYDKTEVCQGGTDYWLVKLNSSGNIEWQNTIGGSSNDLLRSLIQTADGGFLLGGYSSSGISGDKTEANQGASYNSDYWVVKLDGSGNIEWQNTIGGNYDDILCSVIQTTDEGYMLGGYSNSDISGDKTEANHGASYSGDYWVVKLNNFGNIEWQNTIGGSDGEVLASVIQTTDAGFLVGGISTGGISGDKTEASQGNNDYWVVKLDGLGNIQWQNNIGGSSNDNAVSVVQTTEGGFLLGGNSSSGISGDKTEASQGDFDYWMVKLNSSGNIQWQNTIGGSSWDYVQSIIQTTDGGYLLGGYSYSGISGDKTEASYGFRDYWVVKLSAEGCNAFTVFADADNDSYGDVANTFLATDCVVPSGYVENDLDCNDANESIHPGATEIINGIDDDCNGIVDDVVCTLPDGLQSIDITSNSAKLKWAPAAAAIQYSLRYKVSSGATWTILKPQGKSKIVEGLLPNTKYVWQIKSVCGNDPKITSDWSAKQFFTTLPLKITNENAAATSLEIYPNPSWGNTTLHFNFTQSSQVSIKIFDVNGKEISNVLNSSFEAGDHSIQINTASFSKGIYLVQMISGDGIQNQKLIVQ encoded by the coding sequence ATGAAAAATCTTTTCATCATTGCCTTTGCTGTGTTTTGCTTTTCATTTTCTATTGCAACGGCACAAGTAACAGCTCCTGAAATTCAGTGGCAAAATACAATTGGTGGAAACGACTCAGATGAGCTGAGTTCAGTAATTCAAACTTCCGATGGCGGTTATTTGCTCGGTGGTTCTTCAACATCCGACATTTCAGGAGATAAAACCGAAACTTACCAGGGATATGCTGACTATTGGATAGTGAAGCTGAATAGTTCCGGCAACATTGAATGGCAAAATACGATTGGCGGAGAGTATGATAATTATGTATACTCTGTTATTCAAACAACTGATGGCGGTTACCTGATTGGTGGTTATTCAACTTCAGGCATTTCATACGATAAAACCGAAGTGTGTCAGGGTGGTACTGATTATTGGTTGGTGAAGCTGAATAGTTCCGGCAATATTGAATGGCAAAATACCATTGGTGGAAGCAGCAATGATCTTCTTAGATCATTAATTCAAACTGCTGATGGTGGTTTCCTGCTGGGAGGTTATTCCAGCTCGGGCATTTCAGGAGATAAAACAGAAGCCAACCAAGGTGCTTCTTACAACAGTGACTATTGGGTGGTGAAATTAGATGGTTCAGGAAATATTGAGTGGCAAAATACTATTGGTGGCAACTACGATGATATTCTTTGCTCTGTCATTCAAACCACCGATGAAGGTTACATGCTCGGCGGGTACTCCAATTCAGACATTTCGGGAGATAAAACCGAAGCCAATCATGGAGCATCGTATTCAGGTGATTATTGGGTAGTGAAGTTGAATAATTTCGGAAACATTGAATGGCAAAACACAATTGGCGGGAGCGACGGTGAAGTTCTAGCCTCAGTCATTCAAACTACCGATGCAGGTTTCCTGGTTGGCGGCATTTCCACTGGCGGCATTTCAGGAGATAAAACAGAAGCAAGTCAGGGTAACAATGACTATTGGGTGGTGAAATTGGATGGTTTAGGTAATATTCAGTGGCAAAATAACATTGGCGGGAGCAGTAATGATAATGCAGTTTCTGTAGTTCAAACCACTGAGGGCGGTTTCCTGCTAGGAGGTAATTCCTCATCCGGCATTTCAGGAGATAAAACAGAAGCGAGTCAAGGTGATTTTGACTATTGGATGGTGAAGTTGAATAGTTCTGGCAATATTCAGTGGCAAAATACCATTGGTGGCAGTAGCTGGGACTATGTACAATCTATCATTCAAACCACCGATGGCGGTTACCTGCTTGGTGGTTATTCTTATTCTGGCATTTCAGGCGATAAAACCGAAGCGAGTTACGGTTTTAGAGACTATTGGGTGGTAAAGCTTTCTGCTGAAGGGTGCAATGCATTTACAGTTTTTGCAGATGCTGATAATGACAGCTATGGAGATGTCGCAAATACTTTTCTTGCAACTGACTGTGTTGTCCCTTCCGGTTATGTTGAGAATGATCTTGATTGCAATGATGCAAATGAATCAATTCATCCAGGTGCAACAGAAATCATCAATGGCATTGACGATGATTGCAATGGAATAGTTGATGATGTTGTATGTACCCTTCCCGATGGTCTGCAATCAATAGATATTACTTCAAACTCAGCAAAATTAAAATGGGCTCCGGCAGCAGCAGCTATCCAATATTCTTTGCGCTACAAAGTATCAAGCGGTGCAACATGGACAATTCTTAAACCGCAAGGCAAATCAAAAATTGTGGAAGGTCTTTTACCCAACACAAAATATGTATGGCAGATAAAAAGTGTTTGCGGCAATGATCCGAAGATTACTTCCGACTGGTCAGCCAAACAATTTTTCACCACACTTCCATTAAAAATTACCAATGAAAATGCAGCAGCAACATCACTTGAAATTTATCCGAATCCTTCTTGGGGAAACACCACGCTTCATTTCAACTTCACACAATCCTCGCAAGTCAGCATTAAGATTTTTGATGTGAATGGAAAAGAAATTTCGAATGTGTTAAATTCATCTTTTGAAGCCGGCGATCATTCGATACAAATCAATACCGCATCATTTTCAAAAGGAATTTATTTGGTACAGATGATTTCGGGTGATGGAATTCAGAATCAAAAATTGATTGTGCAGTAG
- a CDS encoding T9SS type A sorting domain-containing protein, translating to MKKFFTIYITIFCFSFSISTAQVIAPEIEWQNTIGGNSSDFLSSVIQTSDGGYLLGGYSYSGISGDKAEINQGSELSLSPDYWIVKLSNTGDILWQNTIGGSGDDQLTGIIQTNDGGFLIGGSSSSPVSGDKTEANIGGLWADYWVLKLDNYGNIIWQNTIGGSNTDVLNSLIQTSDGGFLLGGYSYSGISGDKTQASKGADDYWIVKLDDSGNIVWQNTIGGSVEDYLYSVVQTTDGGFLLGGLSYSDISGDKTEANQGNSDYWIVKINESGAIIWQNTLGGSSYDGLASLIRVTNGGYLLGGSSSSGISGDKAENKMGGYDFWVILIDESGDILWQNTIGGGFDDYLSSIIQTIDGGYLLVGYSKSVISGDKTENGSGLEDYWVVKLDKSGNILWQNTIGGNSFDKLRSIVQSNSGGYLLAGDSGSSISGDKSESCQGNNDYWVVKLSADVCTDFTVFADSDDDTFGDAAYTITATNCTVPSGYVENSLDCNDANEAIHPGATEIINGIDDDCNGIVDDVVCTLPDGLQSIDITSNSAKLKWAPAAAATQYSLRYKVASGATWTILKPQGKSKIVEGLLPNTKYVWQIKSVCGNDPKITSDWSAKQFFTTLPLKITNENAAATSLEIYPNPSSGNTTLHFNFTQSSQVSIKIFDVNGKEISNVLNSTYEAGDHSIQINTASFTKGIYLVRMISEDGIQKQKLILQ from the coding sequence ATGAAAAAGTTTTTCACCATTTACATCACGATCTTTTGTTTTTCATTTTCCATTTCCACGGCACAAGTAATCGCACCTGAAATTGAATGGCAAAATACCATTGGAGGAAATTCTTCAGACTTCCTTAGCTCTGTTATCCAAACTTCAGACGGAGGCTATTTATTAGGGGGCTATTCTTATTCAGGTATTTCAGGAGATAAAGCAGAAATAAACCAAGGTTCTGAATTATCACTTTCTCCTGATTATTGGATAGTGAAACTTAGCAATACCGGAGATATTTTATGGCAAAACACCATTGGCGGGAGCGGAGATGACCAACTCACTGGCATTATTCAAACCAATGACGGTGGATTCCTGATCGGTGGTTCTTCATCCTCCCCTGTATCAGGAGACAAAACTGAAGCGAACATCGGAGGTCTTTGGGCTGATTATTGGGTTTTGAAACTGGACAATTATGGGAATATTATCTGGCAGAATACTATCGGCGGCAGCAACACGGATGTTCTAAATTCATTGATCCAAACTTCCGATGGCGGTTTTCTGCTTGGAGGTTACTCTTATTCAGGAATTTCTGGTGACAAAACTCAGGCATCAAAAGGAGCGGATGATTATTGGATAGTGAAATTGGATGATTCCGGTAATATCGTATGGCAAAATACTATTGGTGGCAGCGTAGAAGATTATCTTTATTCCGTCGTTCAGACTACGGATGGAGGTTTCCTGCTGGGAGGTCTGTCTTATTCAGATATTTCAGGAGATAAAACAGAAGCAAATCAAGGTAACAGTGACTACTGGATAGTGAAAATTAATGAGTCAGGTGCCATCATTTGGCAAAATACTCTTGGTGGCAGTTCGTATGATGGATTGGCTTCTTTAATCAGAGTTACTAATGGCGGCTACTTGCTGGGAGGGTCTTCCTCATCCGGTATTTCTGGTGATAAAGCAGAAAATAAAATGGGAGGATACGATTTTTGGGTGATTCTGATAGATGAATCAGGCGACATTTTATGGCAAAATACGATCGGTGGAGGTTTTGATGATTATCTCTCTTCTATAATTCAAACTATTGATGGCGGTTACCTGCTTGTGGGTTATTCCAAGTCGGTAATTTCAGGAGATAAAACAGAAAATGGCAGTGGACTTGAAGATTATTGGGTTGTGAAACTGGATAAATCCGGCAACATTCTTTGGCAGAACACAATTGGCGGAAATTCATTTGATAAGCTGCGTTCCATCGTTCAATCAAATAGTGGCGGTTACCTGCTGGCCGGAGATTCAGGCTCCTCCATTTCTGGAGATAAATCTGAAAGCTGCCAGGGCAATAATGACTACTGGGTAGTAAAACTGTCAGCAGATGTATGCACTGACTTCACCGTTTTTGCAGATTCAGATGATGACACTTTTGGAGATGCCGCCTATACGATTACCGCAACAAATTGTACTGTCCCTTCCGGATATGTAGAGAATAGTTTGGATTGCAATGATGCAAATGAAGCAATTCATCCAGGTGCAACAGAAATCATCAATGGCATTGACGATGATTGCAATGGAATAGTTGATGATGTTGTATGTACCCTTCCCGATGGTCTGCAATCAATAGATATTACTTCAAACTCAGCAAAATTAAAATGGGCTCCGGCAGCAGCAGCTACCCAATATTCTTTGCGCTACAAAGTAGCAAGCGGAGCAACATGGACAATTCTTAAACCGCAAGGCAAATCAAAAATTGTGGAAGGTCTTTTACCCAACACAAAATATGTATGGCAGATAAAAAGTGTTTGCGGCAATGATCCGAAGATTACTTCCGACTGGTCAGCCAAACAATTTTTCACCACACTTCCATTAAAAATTACAAATGAAAATGCAGCAGCAACATCACTTGAAATTTATCCCAATCCTTCTTCGGGAAACACCACGCTTCATTTCAACTTCACACAATCCTCGCAAGTCAGCATCAAAATTTTTGATGTGAATGGAAAAGAAATTTCGAATGTGTTAAATTCAACTTATGAAGCCGGCGATCATTCGATACAAATCAATACAGCATCATTTACAAAAGGAATTTATCTGGTGCGAATGATTTCGGAGGATGGAATTCAAAAACAAAAATTGATTTTGCAATAA
- a CDS encoding T9SS type A sorting domain-containing protein: protein MKKFNPTFLKKLSSYSGLAGSIIALPSLAQGQVIYTDVVTDFVGHPYAEYGLDLNNDGTDDFLINVNEHFWAPFFQQAYIRIYPSPGNAIAIGDYGPGVFGIYSEVGAGLIWNEDQFQKLGAASLSYYAGNSNFFYNGSWLNVDGEFLALRFKINNIDHYGWVRLSTDVFAVFNPELIVHDYAYAAAPETSIKAGCVNGNTFFADADGDSYGDPATNVTDCVVPSGYVENDMDCNDANAAVYPGATEIINGIDDDCNGIVDDVNCITPTNLEIKNISSTSVKLKWAPEVVAAKYSLRYKAASSASWIQLNPQGKSKIVEGLLPNTKYVWQIKSVCGDNPKITSAWSPKQFFTTLPLKITNENMSATSLEIYPNPSAGNTTLHFNLTQSSQVSIKIFDVNGKEVSKVLYSTYETGDHSVQINTASYAKGIYLVQMISGDGIQKQKLIVQ, encoded by the coding sequence ATGAAAAAATTCAACCCCACCTTCCTCAAAAAACTAAGCTCTTATTCCGGGCTCGCAGGTTCAATCATTGCTCTTCCCTCACTGGCACAGGGTCAAGTCATTTATACAGACGTTGTTACGGACTTTGTCGGGCATCCGTATGCCGAATATGGATTGGATTTGAATAACGATGGTACGGATGACTTTTTAATAAATGTTAATGAGCATTTTTGGGCTCCCTTTTTTCAACAAGCCTACATTAGAATATATCCTTCCCCGGGAAACGCCATCGCAATTGGAGATTATGGGCCAGGTGTATTTGGTATTTATAGTGAAGTGGGTGCCGGTTTGATTTGGAACGAAGATCAATTTCAAAAGCTTGGTGCTGCCTCTCTCTCTTACTATGCCGGTAATTCAAATTTCTTTTACAATGGTAGCTGGTTAAATGTTGATGGAGAATTTCTGGCCCTGCGTTTTAAAATCAATAATATAGATCACTATGGATGGGTGCGTCTGTCCACAGATGTTTTTGCCGTATTTAACCCAGAATTGATAGTTCATGATTATGCTTATGCAGCTGCTCCTGAAACATCCATTAAAGCGGGATGCGTGAATGGAAATACCTTTTTTGCAGATGCAGATGGCGATAGTTATGGTGATCCTGCTACTAATGTGACAGACTGTGTTGTGCCTTCTGGTTATGTTGAAAATGATATGGATTGTAATGATGCAAATGCCGCTGTTTATCCAGGTGCAACAGAAATCATCAATGGCATTGACGATGATTGCAATGGAATTGTTGATGATGTAAACTGCATTACTCCAACGAACCTGGAAATAAAAAATATTTCTTCCACCTCAGTAAAATTAAAATGGGCTCCTGAAGTAGTAGCTGCCAAATATTCTTTGCGCTACAAAGCAGCGAGCAGTGCATCCTGGATTCAACTTAATCCGCAAGGCAAATCAAAAATCGTGGAAGGTCTTTTACCCAACACAAAATATGTATGGCAGATAAAAAGTGTTTGCGGTGATAATCCTAAGATTACTTCCGCTTGGTCACCCAAACAATTTTTCACAACACTTCCATTAAAAATTACAAATGAAAATATGTCAGCAACCTCGCTCGAGATTTATCCGAATCCTTCTGCGGGAAATACCACCCTTCATTTCAACCTCACACAATCATCGCAAGTCAGCATAAAAATTTTTGATGTGAATGGAAAAGAAGTTTCGAAGGTGTTATATTCAACTTATGAAACCGGCGATCATTCCGTGCAAATCAATACAGCATCATATGCGAAGGGAATTTATTTGGTGCAGATGATTTCGGGTGATGGAATTCAAAAACAAAAATTGATTGTACAATAA
- a CDS encoding T9SS type A sorting domain-containing protein, giving the protein MKNPFTLSIIVLCFSFSSATAQVTAPEIQWQNTIGGSGVDYLNSVIQTIDGGYLLGGYSYSGISGDKTEANQGDFSFSYDYWVVKLDVSGNIQWQNTIGGSSYDYLLSVIQTTDGGYLLGGYSSSGISGDKTEASQGSYDYWVVKLDGSGNIQWQNTIGGNSSDYLNSAIQTSDGGYLLGGYSGSGISGDKTEANQVFTYDYWVVKLDGSGNILWQNTIGGNSFDELSSAIQTSDGGYLLGGYSGSGISGDKTEASLGGYDYWVVKLDALGNIQWQNTIGGEKEDQLTSVIQTTDGGYLLGGFSKSGISGDKTESRQGRKDYWVVKLDGSGAIQWQNTIGGSGDDALNSVIQTTDDGYLLGGTSDSGQSGDNTEEDQGFKDYWVVKLNSSGNIEWQNTIGGSSYDLLRSLIQTADGGFLLGGDSQSGIYGDKTEANQGIRDYWVLKLSAEGCNAFTVFADADNDSYGDAANSFFATDCVIPSGYVANDLDCNDANADIHSGAIEIINGIDDDCNGLIDECSIPAILITKALTANSAKLKWDPLPTATGYSLRYKVASSGTWTVLNPQAHTKTIAGLSPNTKYVWQIKSVCSNDPKTTSAWSPKQFFTTLPLKITNENAAATSLEIYPNPSSGNTTLHFNLTQSSQVSIKIFDVNGKEISKVLNSSFEAGDHSQQINTASFSKGIYLVQMISGNGIQNQKLIVQ; this is encoded by the coding sequence ATGAAAAATCCATTTACCCTTTCCATCATTGTACTTTGTTTTTCATTTTCTAGTGCAACGGCACAAGTAACAGCGCCTGAAATTCAATGGCAAAATACCATTGGTGGCAGCGGTGTTGATTATTTAAATTCTGTAATTCAAACGATTGATGGCGGTTACCTGCTTGGTGGTTATTCTTATTCCGGCATTTCAGGGGATAAAACGGAAGCGAACCAAGGTGATTTTTCGTTTTCTTATGACTATTGGGTGGTGAAGCTGGATGTTTCAGGCAACATTCAGTGGCAAAATACTATTGGCGGCAGTAGCTATGATTATTTGCTTTCAGTCATTCAAACCACCGATGGCGGTTACCTGCTTGGTGGTTATTCTTCTTCCGGCATTTCAGGAGATAAAACCGAAGCAAGCCAGGGAAGTTATGACTATTGGGTGGTGAAGCTGGACGGCTCCGGCAACATTCAGTGGCAAAATACCATTGGCGGCAACAGCAGTGATTATTTAAATTCTGCAATTCAAACCTCCGATGGAGGTTACCTCCTCGGAGGCTATTCAGGTTCCGGCATTTCAGGAGATAAAACTGAAGCGAACCAAGTCTTTACTTATGACTATTGGGTGGTGAAACTGGATGGCTCCGGCAACATTCTGTGGCAGAATACCATTGGCGGCAACAGCTTTGATGAGCTGTCTTCTGCAATTCAAACCTCCGATGGCGGTTATCTGCTCGGAGGCTATTCAGGTTCCGGCATTTCAGGAGATAAAACTGAAGCAAGCCTGGGAGGATATGATTATTGGGTCGTGAAGCTTGATGCTTTAGGGAATATTCAATGGCAAAATACTATTGGTGGCGAAAAGGAAGATCAATTGACCTCTGTCATTCAAACCACCGATGGTGGTTACCTGCTGGGAGGTTTTTCAAAATCCGGCATTTCAGGAGATAAAACCGAATCAAGGCAGGGTAGAAAGGATTATTGGGTAGTTAAGTTGGATGGCTCAGGTGCCATTCAGTGGCAAAATACGATTGGCGGAAGTGGCGATGATGCGCTGAACTCTGTCATTCAAACCACTGATGACGGTTACCTATTGGGCGGTACTTCAGATTCCGGCCAGTCAGGAGATAATACCGAAGAGGACCAGGGATTTAAAGATTATTGGGTGGTGAAACTGAATAGTTCCGGTAATATTGAATGGCAAAATACCATTGGTGGAAGCAGCTATGATCTTCTTAGATCATTAATTCAAACTGCTGATGGAGGTTTCCTGCTAGGAGGTGATTCCCAGTCCGGCATTTACGGAGATAAAACCGAAGCGAACCAGGGTATCCGTGATTATTGGGTGTTGAAGCTTTCTGCTGAAGGGTGCAATGCATTTACAGTTTTTGCAGATGCTGATAATGACAGCTATGGAGATGCCGCAAATAGTTTTTTTGCAACTGACTGTGTTATCCCTTCCGGTTATGTTGCAAATGATTTGGATTGTAACGATGCAAATGCCGACATACATTCTGGTGCAATTGAAATTATAAATGGCATTGACGATGACTGTAATGGTCTTATTGATGAATGTAGCATTCCTGCTATATTAATAACAAAAGCCCTTACTGCAAATTCTGCAAAATTAAAATGGGATCCTTTGCCAACAGCGACCGGATATTCTTTGCGCTATAAAGTAGCGAGCAGTGGAACATGGACAGTACTTAATCCGCAAGCTCACACAAAAACGATTGCGGGACTTTCACCTAACACAAAATATGTATGGCAGATAAAAAGTGTTTGCAGTAATGATCCTAAGACTACTTCCGCTTGGTCACCCAAACAATTTTTCACAACACTTCCATTAAAAATTACAAATGAAAATGCAGCAGCAACATCACTTGAAATTTATCCCAATCCTTCTTCTGGAAACACCACGCTTCATTTCAACCTCACACAATCATCGCAAGTCAGCATTAAGATTTTTGATGTGAATGGAAAAGAAATTTCGAAGGTGTTAAATTCATCTTTTGAAGCCGGCGATCATTCCCAGCAAATCAATACAGCATCATTTTCAAAAGGAATTTATCTGGTACAGATGATTTCGGGTAATGGAATTCAGAATCAAAAATTGATTGTGCAGTAA
- a CDS encoding T9SS type A sorting domain-containing protein: MCHTVHSSCFDKYRRYKTVVLTTTDLLVLTVNISDGVSITASVVVEEICGSSEITMHGADTYTWSPSIGLTETTGEEVIASPPVTTTYTIVGRITESGCSDTITVTIDAGQQLYKYYRDVDGDSYGNINVKTYTCSLTPPSGYVSNSTDCNDANELINPGATEICGNNIDDNCNGEIDENCSGCYEPTNLSIAKITENSAKLIWYASPGALNYKVRYKVANTNGWTVIAKITNTSKTIEDLLPLTEYACQVKSVCSKNPKITSLWGTKVFFTTEANKLGAIPSIQFEVYPNPFESFATISYSLTMDANVRIDLFDVAGQLMQQVSNENMPAGSHTTALNCSQLSPGVYLVKLQVNESSMIKKIVMIK, encoded by the coding sequence ATGTGCCACACTGTACATAGTTCCTGCTTTGATAAATACAGGCGTTACAAAACTGTTGTATTAACCACTACAGATTTACTGGTGTTAACGGTTAATATTTCAGATGGCGTTTCAATAACGGCTTCGGTGGTTGTAGAGGAAATCTGCGGCTCTTCAGAAATTACGATGCATGGTGCTGATACTTACACCTGGTCACCGTCTATCGGATTAACTGAAACAACCGGCGAAGAAGTAATTGCCTCTCCTCCTGTAACTACTACCTACACCATCGTCGGAAGAATTACCGAATCAGGATGTTCCGATACAATCACTGTGACAATTGATGCAGGTCAGCAACTCTATAAATACTACCGTGATGTTGATGGCGATAGTTATGGAAATATAAATGTGAAAACGTATACCTGTTCTCTCACACCGCCGTCAGGCTACGTTTCGAATTCAACGGATTGTAATGATGCAAATGAATTGATCAATCCCGGAGCAACTGAAATTTGTGGAAACAACATTGATGATAACTGTAACGGAGAGATTGATGAAAACTGCAGCGGTTGTTATGAACCTACGAATCTTTCGATTGCAAAAATCACTGAAAACTCGGCCAAACTGATCTGGTATGCGAGTCCCGGAGCATTGAATTATAAAGTACGCTATAAAGTAGCCAATACCAATGGCTGGACAGTGATTGCTAAAATCACCAATACTTCAAAAACAATTGAGGATTTGTTGCCTTTAACTGAATATGCGTGCCAGGTTAAGAGTGTGTGCAGTAAAAATCCAAAGATCACTTCCTTGTGGGGAACAAAAGTATTTTTCACAACAGAAGCTAACAAACTTGGAGCGATCCCTTCGATACAATTCGAAGTTTATCCGAATCCATTTGAATCCTTTGCCACCATTTCTTACTCTTTAACAATGGATGCAAATGTGCGGATTGACTTGTTCGATGTTGCAGGTCAACTGATGCAACAGGTATCCAATGAAAACATGCCGGCCGGCAGTCACACTACTGCACTCAATTGCAGTCAGCTTTCGCCCGGAGTTTACCTCGTAAAACTTCAGGTTAATGAATCATCCATGATTAAGAAAATAGTGATGATCAAATAA
- a CDS encoding choice-of-anchor L domain-containing protein, which translates to MKKIRTNPMMAGIMLFIICCFIIGTATIQAQTITGVQKGSSVILNGSGFASNENISMQVVYLDNTRFMNALPWVVTTDEKGAFVTTQNIAAHSNEPIDNLKITAHARTSGAWVQYFLDGVTPTLIGSKMVAQTNNAVKNNPAPPPLPSENLIDCTGFPDPGNTLVTTNPTCANTEFTLSLQNSGGTGVGYQWQANTGAGFADIPGATDEIYTTSQSVGTDYQCVVTCTNSSLSTTSTSLLVSVANPSGCALTVTPGGTATQIAEKLLGPGVTVYNAVINCTSNAYGTFTGGLTSLGLSDGIVLTSGSAVDLIGPNNSAYQSTDNIMPGDPDLEVLTTSTTFDACTISFDFVAACDNIAFNYIFGSEEYPEFVNSQFNDVFAFFISGPGISGVQNIALVPGANIPIEINNVNDGYTIDCPDVLPGPCTNCEYYVNNCTGNTVQYDGYTTLLAATSAVTPGQTYHLKIGISDAGDPVYDSGVMLQSSSLSCVSTAVVESDAFRGCQDGQVRFCRTGATTEPATIHYTIGGSAVNGVDYNLIADSIVIPAGQQCATLYIVPALINTGVTKLLY; encoded by the coding sequence ATGAAAAAAATAAGAACAAACCCAATGATGGCGGGCATCATGCTGTTCATCATATGCTGTTTCATAATTGGAACTGCTACGATTCAGGCGCAGACAATAACAGGAGTACAAAAAGGATCATCTGTTATACTTAACGGTTCCGGTTTTGCGTCCAATGAAAATATCAGTATGCAGGTAGTTTATCTTGACAATACGCGGTTCATGAATGCACTTCCCTGGGTGGTTACCACGGATGAAAAGGGTGCTTTTGTGACAACACAAAACATTGCTGCCCATTCAAATGAACCGATTGATAATCTTAAGATAACCGCACATGCCCGTACTTCAGGTGCATGGGTTCAGTATTTTTTAGACGGTGTAACGCCAACCCTGATTGGTTCAAAAATGGTTGCGCAAACAAATAATGCTGTTAAAAATAATCCAGCACCTCCACCCTTGCCTTCAGAAAATTTAATTGATTGCACAGGATTCCCTGATCCGGGAAATACACTGGTAACAACAAATCCCACTTGTGCCAACACAGAATTTACACTTTCACTCCAAAATTCTGGCGGTACTGGAGTTGGCTATCAATGGCAGGCAAATACAGGTGCAGGATTCGCCGATATCCCGGGCGCTACAGATGAAATATATACCACATCGCAATCTGTTGGAACAGATTATCAATGTGTTGTTACGTGTACCAATAGCAGCTTGTCAACTACTTCCACAAGCCTTCTTGTATCTGTTGCAAATCCTTCCGGGTGCGCACTTACAGTTACACCAGGTGGAACAGCCACACAGATTGCTGAAAAACTGCTGGGCCCCGGCGTAACGGTTTACAACGCTGTTATCAATTGCACGTCAAATGCCTACGGAACATTTACCGGTGGCCTCACCAGTCTTGGATTGTCTGATGGTATCGTTTTAACTTCAGGCAGTGCCGTTGACCTGATAGGACCGAATAATTCAGCTTACCAGAGCACTGATAATATAATGCCTGGTGATCCTGATTTGGAAGTGCTCACCACGTCAACCACATTTGATGCCTGCACTATTTCATTTGACTTTGTAGCCGCATGCGACAATATAGCTTTCAATTATATTTTCGGATCAGAAGAATATCCTGAATTTGTGAACTCGCAGTTCAATGATGTATTTGCTTTTTTCATCAGCGGGCCGGGTATCAGTGGTGTGCAAAATATCGCTTTGGTGCCGGGCGCAAATATTCCCATTGAAATCAACAATGTGAATGATGGATATACTATTGATTGTCCGGATGTGTTGCCGGGCCCTTGTACCAACTGTGAATACTATGTGAACAATTGCACAGGAAACACCGTGCAATATGATGGTTACACTACTTTGCTGGCAGCTACTTCAGCGGTGACTCCCGGCCAAACCTACCATCTTAAAATCGGAATTTCTGACGCAGGGGATCCTGTGTATGATTCCGGAGTAATGTTACAATCCAGTTCTCTCTCCTGCGTTTCAACCGCTGTGGTTGAATCCGATGCATTCAGAGGATGCCAGGACGGGCAAGTCCGTTTTTGCAGAACCGGTGCCACAACGGAACCCGCAACTATTCACTATACGATTGGTGGCAGTGCTGTAAACGGAGTTGATTATAACCTGATTGCCGACAGCATCGTGATTCCGGCTGGCCAGCAATGTGCCACACTGTACATAGTTCCTGCTTTGATAAATACAGGCGTTACAAAACTGTTGTATTAA